The Nitrospira sp. KM1 genome includes a window with the following:
- a CDS encoding ShlB/FhaC/HecB family hemolysin secretion/activation protein: MKPSPIAYGFWCGPRGFSWIRVDVIGIVLCLWGGAGLAEPAPVSSLLVKGFSFAGNTAVSESELEAVTKPYTGRSLTLAELEGVADAVTEHYRQKGYTLATAYIPQQNIQFGMVTVAVLEGRVGNISVTGNRHYSTDFIRRNFAQAMEDNVVKNAALERGLLLLNEYPDLKVSAVLEPGPSTGSTNIRLQAEDKRPLHVTVDYNNYGFNTISRNRFGLGVEAGNVLFDGATMNLNGIIGDHPDQLQFVTGAYAVPIGAHGTKLVASGSGGRFDVGAELAALQFRGTITTYDIAMTHPFAKSRFQSLLAEAGFASKDNKLFALGTLTGDDAVRMLKAGVNYDRLDLSGRSYVSLYGYQGLGELLGGMDDNSSLSTRKGADNRFTKATLNAGRIQSLGHGALMIVRATGQATTGPVVVIEQMLLGGPDSVRGYQLGERFVDEGYSVSAEVRVPFFPSLLGSTQATVFIDHGDGRVHNPQPGERPSNNLTGTGMGLQTELPYLSSRLRAEAGFPLGPTPIGGTVAGGRSPIIYLQAIARF, translated from the coding sequence GTGAAGCCGTCACCAATCGCGTATGGATTTTGGTGCGGCCCGCGCGGTTTTTCATGGATACGGGTCGACGTCATCGGAATCGTGCTCTGCCTGTGGGGAGGTGCCGGATTGGCTGAACCGGCACCCGTTAGCAGCTTGCTTGTCAAAGGATTCTCATTCGCCGGCAATACCGCCGTATCCGAATCTGAACTCGAAGCAGTGACCAAACCGTATACAGGCCGATCACTGACTCTGGCGGAACTTGAAGGCGTGGCCGATGCAGTCACAGAACATTATCGGCAAAAGGGATATACCCTCGCCACGGCCTATATTCCACAGCAGAACATTCAGTTCGGTATGGTGACGGTCGCGGTCCTGGAAGGCAGGGTGGGGAATATCTCCGTCACAGGCAACCGGCACTATTCAACCGACTTCATCCGACGCAATTTCGCACAAGCCATGGAGGACAACGTCGTAAAAAACGCCGCTCTTGAACGGGGATTGTTGTTGCTGAACGAGTATCCCGATTTGAAAGTCTCCGCCGTCCTGGAGCCGGGTCCCTCCACGGGGTCGACGAACATCCGTCTTCAGGCCGAGGACAAGCGACCGCTTCATGTCACGGTGGATTATAACAATTACGGGTTCAACACCATCTCGCGAAATCGTTTTGGCCTGGGCGTCGAAGCCGGAAATGTCTTGTTTGATGGTGCGACCATGAATCTCAACGGCATCATCGGAGATCATCCGGACCAGTTGCAGTTTGTCACCGGAGCCTATGCCGTCCCGATCGGGGCTCATGGGACAAAGCTCGTCGCGTCGGGGTCGGGCGGACGCTTTGATGTCGGCGCAGAATTGGCGGCCCTTCAGTTCCGAGGAACGATCACCACATACGATATTGCCATGACTCACCCATTTGCGAAGTCGCGCTTTCAGTCGCTCTTGGCCGAAGCGGGGTTCGCCTCGAAAGACAATAAACTGTTCGCGTTGGGAACGTTGACCGGAGACGACGCCGTGCGCATGCTGAAAGCCGGCGTCAACTACGATCGCCTGGACCTTTCCGGCAGAAGTTACGTTTCGCTGTATGGCTATCAGGGTCTTGGAGAGCTCCTCGGGGGGATGGATGACAATTCGAGCCTTAGTACGCGCAAAGGCGCGGATAACAGATTTACCAAGGCGACCTTGAACGCGGGGCGCATACAGAGCCTCGGTCACGGTGCCCTCATGATCGTCAGAGCCACTGGACAGGCGACGACAGGGCCCGTCGTGGTGATTGAACAAATGCTGCTCGGCGGTCCGGATTCCGTTCGCGGTTACCAACTCGGCGAACGGTTCGTCGATGAGGGATACTCCGTTTCTGCCGAAGTGCGCGTGCCCTTTTTCCCTTCGCTGTTGGGATCGACTCAGGCCACGGTCTTTATCGACCATGGCGACGGACGCGTACATAACCCTCAACCCGGCGAACGACCTTCCAATAATCTGACCGGCACCGGAATGGGACTTCAGACAGAGTTACCGTATCTTTCTTCAAGGCTTCGAGCCGAGGCGGGATTCCCGCTTGGACCCACACCCATTGGAGGTACGGTTGCCGGCGGTCGTTCGCCGATCATCTACTTACAGGCGATCGCTAGATTCTAG
- the pyrE gene encoding orotate phosphoribosyltransferase: MSARQELIRAFQHTRSFKWDPGKGFILASGEVSPFYVDCRSLMAHPDARNLVGALAHEVLGDIAFDCLGGLELGAISIATSISDYVFRATPRRAWRTFVVRKQVKGHGMGKLIEGAINPGDRALIVDDVLTSGGSLLKSVAAARQAELHVTHALVIVDRKEQNGRSRVEQEGLTVVSLLTIDDLLAGARQSA; this comes from the coding sequence ATGAGTGCCCGGCAGGAATTAATTCGAGCATTCCAGCATACGCGGTCGTTCAAATGGGATCCTGGAAAGGGGTTCATTCTCGCCTCGGGGGAAGTCAGTCCATTTTATGTCGACTGTCGATCGCTTATGGCCCATCCCGACGCGAGGAATCTCGTGGGAGCCCTTGCGCATGAGGTACTAGGCGACATCGCGTTCGATTGTCTCGGAGGTTTGGAACTCGGGGCGATTTCCATTGCGACCAGCATCTCTGATTATGTTTTTCGAGCCACGCCCCGCCGTGCATGGCGCACGTTTGTGGTACGCAAGCAGGTTAAGGGTCACGGAATGGGCAAGCTCATCGAGGGAGCGATCAATCCCGGTGATCGGGCACTGATCGTCGATGACGTCTTGACCAGCGGAGGGTCACTGCTGAAATCGGTTGCGGCTGCAAGGCAAGCCGAACTTCACGTCACTCACGCACTCGTCATTGTGGACCGAAAGGAACAGAATGGGCGATCTCGCGTTGAGCAGGAAGGGCTTACCGTGGTGAGCCTGCTGACAATTGATGATTTGCTCGCGGGTGCGCGTCAATCCGCTTGA
- a CDS encoding rhodanese-like domain-containing protein — MSSRMVGIIGGLVMSMLVAGNGVSAHHSYLLSVQQLRAGIAKAPSKSGKGFILVDVRSAEEHAEGFIPGTDFNIDFREIKARHKELGASLTDHIVVYCRSGHRSNIAAEALADLGYTHVYNVSGSMNAWMEAGYPVDSGGR, encoded by the coding sequence ATGAGCAGCCGGATGGTTGGAATAATCGGCGGTCTGGTGATGTCGATGCTCGTGGCCGGTAACGGCGTCTCGGCTCACCATTCGTATCTCTTGTCCGTCCAGCAGTTGCGGGCGGGCATCGCGAAGGCGCCTTCAAAGAGCGGAAAGGGATTCATCCTCGTCGATGTGCGCTCTGCGGAAGAGCATGCCGAAGGTTTTATTCCCGGCACCGACTTCAACATTGATTTCCGAGAGATCAAAGCCCGACACAAAGAGCTTGGAGCGAGCTTGACCGATCATATCGTCGTCTACTGTCGGTCCGGGCATCGGAGTAACATTGCCGCGGAGGCGTTAGCCGACTTAGGGTATACTCACGTGTACAATGTGAGCGGCAGCATGAATGCGTGGATGGAGGCGGGCTATCCGGTTGATTCGGGCGGACGTTAG